The Hymenobacter oligotrophus genome has a window encoding:
- a CDS encoding DinB family protein, protein MNYRTIRPADTEYGAYYARYISLIPDGTDPLQQLRHQQTELKQMIGSLSDEQALLRYAPGKWSIKETLLHIIDTERIFAYRALRVGRGDKQPLPGFEQDEYVVTSGADARSLASLLAEYDAVRAATLSLFESFGPEAYEQQGTASNQPVTTRALAYITAGHEAHHLLLWRERSLPLLQTAQA, encoded by the coding sequence ATGAACTACCGCACCATTCGCCCTGCCGATACCGAATACGGCGCTTACTACGCGCGCTACATTAGCCTGATTCCGGATGGCACCGACCCTTTGCAGCAGCTGCGCCACCAGCAAACCGAGCTGAAGCAGATGATTGGCTCGCTCTCCGACGAGCAAGCCCTGCTGCGCTACGCACCCGGCAAATGGAGCATCAAGGAAACCCTGCTGCACATCATCGATACCGAACGCATTTTTGCCTACCGCGCCCTGCGCGTAGGCCGCGGCGACAAGCAACCCTTGCCCGGTTTCGAGCAGGATGAATACGTGGTGACCTCCGGCGCCGATGCCCGCTCGCTGGCCAGCCTGCTAGCCGAGTACGATGCCGTGCGCGCCGCCACCCTCAGCTTGTTTGAGTCGTTTGGCCCCGAGGCCTACGAGCAGCAGGGCACGGCCAGCAACCAGCCCGTAACCACCCGCGCCCTGGCTTACATCACCGCCGGCCACGAGGCCCACCACCTGCTGCTGTGGCGCGAGCGGAGCCTGCCGCTGCTGCAAACGGCTCAGGCGTAG
- a CDS encoding SDR family oxidoreductase, whose amino-acid sequence MTKHSLAGQTVVITGASSGIGRAAALAFARCGARLVLAARRAHVLAEVAAECEHLGGRALAVPTDTTDAQAVERLAQQAEAFGGRIAVWINNAGSGAVGAFDEVPLAAHEQVLRLNLLGYLYGAYAALPRFRRQQGGILINVISLGAWVPMPFTAAYTASKFGLRGMSESLRAELIDTPSIRVCDVYPAFVDTPGFQHGANYTGKLIKPASPMFSPHKVADALVELAQHPRDTTMVGWTATVMRHAYAVAPGATRSMMGRVFKLYLKQAKPAPVTAGSLLAPAAVPHGTDIEGGWGSSKPNLAAWLGAAFAAGLAAGVYALARRQPTESAFSKAVH is encoded by the coding sequence ATGACAAAGCATTCGTTAGCAGGCCAAACGGTAGTAATTACGGGTGCCAGCAGCGGCATTGGCCGCGCCGCCGCGCTGGCATTTGCGCGCTGCGGCGCTCGGTTGGTGCTGGCTGCCCGCCGGGCCCACGTGCTGGCCGAGGTGGCGGCCGAGTGCGAACACCTAGGCGGCCGAGCCCTGGCCGTGCCCACCGATACCACCGATGCGCAAGCCGTGGAGCGCCTGGCCCAACAGGCCGAGGCTTTTGGCGGGCGCATCGCTGTGTGGATCAACAACGCCGGCAGCGGGGCCGTGGGCGCATTCGACGAGGTGCCGCTGGCGGCGCACGAGCAGGTGCTGCGCCTTAATTTGCTGGGGTACCTGTACGGGGCCTACGCGGCGTTGCCGCGCTTTCGGCGGCAGCAGGGCGGCATCCTTATCAACGTAATATCCCTAGGTGCCTGGGTGCCAATGCCGTTTACGGCAGCCTACACGGCCAGCAAGTTTGGCTTGCGCGGAATGAGCGAATCGTTGCGCGCCGAACTGATCGACACGCCCTCCATCCGGGTGTGCGATGTGTACCCGGCCTTCGTGGATACGCCCGGTTTCCAGCACGGCGCCAACTACACGGGCAAGCTCATCAAGCCCGCTTCGCCGATGTTTAGCCCCCACAAAGTGGCCGATGCGCTGGTAGAGCTGGCCCAACACCCCCGCGATACCACCATGGTGGGCTGGACGGCCACGGTAATGCGCCATGCTTATGCTGTAGCGCCCGGCGCTACCCGCTCCATGATGGGACGGGTTTTCAAGCTCTACCTCAAGCAAGCCAAGCCCGCCCCCGTAACGGCGGGCAGCCTGCTGGCCCCGGCCGCCGTACCCCACGGCACCGACATAGAGGGCGGCTGGGGCAGCAGCAAACCTAACCTGGCCGCTTGGCTGGGCGCTGCATTTGCTGCTGGTCTGGCAGCCGGTGTATATGCCTTGGCGCGGCGGCAGCCAACCGAATCTGCTTTCAGCAAAGCTGTGCACTAG
- a CDS encoding GNAT family N-acetyltransferase: protein MVFSDQDLARRLERAEGRSNASFVDARAQLFPTSGACWVEVAGAYAMFDGPDSPLTQTFGLGLFGPVGDAELSKLERFFAERGAPVHHEVSPLADGSLLALLPTRGYVPIEYTSVLYRPLGPEAPAASAPTNPRVQTRVVPHSEAEAWSQTLAQGWSTEMENAEAFMRDFGRINARSAGYAAYLAELDGAPIAAGGMYVHNGVALLAGASTVPQGRRQGGQQALLHARLRDAASQGCTLALMGALPGSQSQRNAEKHGFRIAYTRIKWQLMPRP from the coding sequence ATGGTATTCTCCGATCAGGATTTAGCCCGCCGGCTCGAGCGCGCCGAGGGCCGCAGCAACGCCAGCTTTGTGGATGCCCGCGCGCAACTGTTCCCAACCAGCGGCGCCTGCTGGGTGGAGGTAGCCGGCGCGTATGCTATGTTCGACGGGCCCGATTCGCCGCTTACCCAAACCTTTGGCTTGGGCTTGTTTGGGCCCGTGGGCGACGCCGAGCTATCCAAGCTGGAGCGGTTTTTTGCCGAGCGCGGCGCCCCCGTGCACCACGAGGTAAGCCCCTTGGCCGATGGCAGTTTGCTAGCCCTGCTGCCTACGCGCGGCTACGTGCCCATCGAGTACACCAGCGTGCTGTACCGGCCGCTTGGGCCCGAGGCACCGGCCGCCAGCGCGCCAACCAACCCGCGGGTGCAAACCCGTGTGGTGCCGCACTCCGAAGCCGAGGCCTGGTCGCAAACCTTGGCCCAGGGCTGGAGCACCGAGATGGAAAATGCCGAAGCCTTTATGCGCGACTTTGGGCGCATTAATGCCCGCAGCGCAGGCTACGCAGCCTACCTAGCCGAGCTCGACGGCGCGCCCATTGCGGCCGGCGGTATGTACGTGCACAATGGCGTGGCGCTGCTGGCCGGTGCCAGTACCGTGCCGCAGGGCCGCCGCCAAGGCGGGCAACAGGCCTTGCTGCACGCCCGCCTGCGCGATGCCGCCTCGCAAGGCTGCACGCTGGCCCTGATGGGCGCCCTGCCGGGCAGCCAATCGCAGCGCAACGCCGAAAAGCACGGCTTCCGGATTGCGTACACCCGCATCAAGTGGCAGCTGATGCCACGGCCCTAG
- a CDS encoding protein adenylyltransferase SelO yields MSANTFSIDQATFENSLVEELRGEATLDNRPRQVPGFAYSRVQPTPVPDPHLLAWSDDLARYLGLEKPAERGPAAEVLAGNRVTESMKPFAARYGGHQFGSWAGQLGDGRAISLGELRATDGSPWEIQLKGAGMTPYSRRADGRAVLRSSLREYLCSEAMHYLGVPTTRALSLVGTGAKVVRDMFYNGNPQEEPGAIVARVAPTFVRFGNFQIFAANGEMDNLRELADYVIRRYYPELGEPSAEVYLRWFAEVSRRTAVMVAHWMSVGFVHGVMNTDNMSILGLTIDYGPYGWLEPYEPDWTPNTTDFSYRRYAFGQQPQVALWNLVQLARAIAPLVADPEQLRPGLDLYGTTLAETMQAMMLRKLGLTTYETADDQQLIEDMHQVLVDGVMDMTLFFRNLSHLAPQLLLDAANEEAQLLAFIEANSYAQPGYAGHTVLVQWLQRYLQRLRQESATPEAIRESMLAANPKYVLRNYLAQKAIEAAETGDLSVLNRLMEVLKTPYAEQPEHDDLAAMRPDWAASKPGCATLSCSS; encoded by the coding sequence ATGTCAGCAAATACGTTTTCCATCGATCAGGCCACGTTCGAAAACTCCCTGGTAGAGGAGCTGCGCGGCGAGGCCACCCTCGACAACCGCCCGCGCCAGGTGCCCGGTTTCGCCTACTCGCGCGTGCAGCCCACGCCCGTACCCGATCCGCACCTGCTGGCCTGGTCCGATGACCTGGCCCGGTACCTAGGGCTCGAGAAGCCCGCTGAGCGCGGCCCCGCGGCGGAGGTGCTGGCCGGCAACCGCGTTACCGAAAGCATGAAGCCTTTTGCCGCCCGCTACGGCGGCCACCAGTTTGGCAGTTGGGCGGGGCAGTTGGGCGATGGGCGCGCCATTTCGCTGGGCGAGCTGCGCGCAACCGACGGCAGCCCCTGGGAAATTCAGCTGAAAGGCGCGGGCATGACGCCGTACTCGCGCCGCGCCGATGGCCGCGCCGTGCTGCGCTCCTCCTTGCGCGAGTATTTGTGCAGCGAGGCCATGCACTACCTAGGCGTGCCCACCACCCGCGCCCTTAGCCTGGTAGGCACCGGCGCCAAAGTGGTGCGCGACATGTTCTACAACGGCAATCCGCAGGAGGAGCCCGGCGCCATTGTGGCCCGCGTAGCGCCTACGTTTGTGCGCTTTGGCAACTTCCAGATTTTTGCTGCCAACGGCGAGATGGACAACCTGCGCGAACTGGCCGATTACGTCATTCGTCGGTACTACCCCGAACTGGGCGAGCCGTCGGCGGAGGTGTACCTGCGCTGGTTTGCCGAGGTGAGCCGCCGCACCGCCGTGATGGTTGCGCACTGGATGTCGGTGGGCTTTGTGCACGGCGTGATGAACACCGATAACATGTCCATCCTGGGCCTCACCATCGACTACGGCCCTTACGGCTGGCTCGAGCCCTACGAGCCCGACTGGACGCCCAACACCACCGACTTCAGCTACCGCCGGTATGCCTTCGGCCAGCAGCCGCAAGTTGCCCTCTGGAACCTCGTGCAGCTGGCCCGCGCCATTGCTCCCCTCGTTGCCGACCCCGAGCAGCTGCGCCCCGGCCTCGACCTGTACGGCACGACCCTGGCCGAAACCATGCAGGCCATGATGCTGCGCAAGCTCGGCCTCACAACTTACGAAACCGCCGACGACCAGCAGCTGATTGAGGACATGCACCAGGTTTTGGTTGACGGCGTGATGGACATGACGCTGTTCTTCCGCAACCTTTCGCACTTAGCACCGCAGTTGCTGCTCGATGCTGCGAACGAAGAAGCACAGCTATTGGCGTTCATTGAAGCCAACTCCTACGCCCAACCCGGTTATGCCGGGCACACCGTGCTGGTGCAGTGGTTGCAGCGCTACTTGCAACGCTTGCGCCAGGAGTCGGCTACACCCGAGGCCATTCGCGAAAGCATGTTGGCGGCCAACCCCAAGTACGTGCTGCGCAACTACCTGGCGCAAAAGGCTATCGAAGCTGCCGAAACCGGTGACCTATCGGTGCTGAACCGTTTGATGGAAGTGCTGAAGACGCCCTACGCCGAGCAGCCCGAGCACGACGACCTGGCCGCCATGCGCCCCGATTGGGCAGCCTCCAAGCCCGGCTGCGCTACGCTTTCGTGCAGTTCTTAG
- a CDS encoding ClpP family protease, producing MLHSQEFTHFAVKNEHLNSLHLHQYLQHMEGLARPFVTNMTRSVIEERPTRFAEIDVFSRLIMDRIVFLGTPVDDQIANVLTAQLLFLESVDAKKDILLYINSPGGSVYAGLGIYDTMQYVGPDVATICTGLAASMSAVLLAGGAASKRSALPHARVMIHQPSGGVQGPSADIEITAREILKMRHELYEILAKHTGQTYKQIHTHSDRDYWLRADEAKEYGLIDEVLVRT from the coding sequence ATGCTTCACTCGCAAGAATTCACCCATTTCGCTGTTAAAAATGAGCACCTTAACAGCCTACACCTCCACCAATACCTGCAGCACATGGAGGGCTTGGCTAGGCCGTTTGTCACGAACATGACGCGCTCGGTGATTGAGGAGCGCCCCACGCGCTTTGCCGAGATTGACGTGTTCTCGCGCCTGATCATGGACCGCATCGTGTTCCTGGGCACGCCCGTCGACGACCAAATCGCCAACGTGCTAACTGCCCAGTTGCTGTTTCTCGAATCCGTGGATGCGAAGAAGGACATCCTGCTCTACATCAACTCGCCGGGCGGCTCGGTGTACGCCGGCCTGGGCATCTACGACACGATGCAGTACGTGGGCCCCGACGTGGCCACCATCTGCACCGGCCTGGCCGCCTCTATGTCGGCAGTATTGCTGGCCGGCGGCGCAGCCAGCAAGCGCTCGGCCCTGCCCCACGCCCGCGTCATGATCCACCAGCCCTCGGGCGGCGTGCAGGGGCCGTCGGCTGATATCGAAATCACCGCCCGCGAAATCCTGAAAATGCGCCACGAGCTGTACGAGATTTTGGCCAAGCACACCGGCCAAACCTACAAGCAAATCCACACCCACTCCGACCGCGACTACTGGCTCCGAGCCGACGAAGCCAAAGAATACGGCCTCATCGACGAGGTGCTCGTGCGCACGTAG
- a CDS encoding RNA polymerase sigma factor translates to MKQLPHPHPAAVPDAAELRHALLRNRQAMLAQLYRRAYPVVRQYVLSHGGSATDAKDVFQDALVVFYEKAVAGTLHLTASASTYLVAVSRNLWRRELARRRGEPLTHLADEHGELPDAAAPADEQPALAVREYVERLGERCKSILLAFYYFRQPLEQIAAAHQYGSVRSATVQKFKCLERLRQSVRQAVAHALTA, encoded by the coding sequence ATGAAACAACTGCCCCACCCCCACCCAGCCGCCGTGCCCGACGCCGCCGAACTTCGGCACGCGTTGTTGCGCAACCGGCAAGCCATGCTTGCGCAGCTGTACCGGCGCGCCTACCCCGTGGTGCGGCAGTACGTGCTAAGCCACGGCGGCTCGGCGACAGATGCGAAGGATGTGTTTCAGGATGCCTTGGTGGTGTTTTACGAAAAAGCCGTAGCGGGCACCCTGCACCTTACGGCCTCGGCCAGCACTTACCTCGTGGCCGTAAGTCGCAACCTGTGGCGCCGCGAGCTGGCCCGCCGCCGCGGCGAGCCCCTTACCCACCTAGCCGACGAGCACGGCGAGCTACCCGATGCCGCCGCGCCCGCCGACGAGCAGCCCGCGCTGGCCGTGCGCGAGTACGTGGAGCGCTTGGGCGAGCGGTGCAAGAGCATTTTGCTGGCGTTTTACTACTTCCGGCAGCCGCTCGAGCAAATAGCCGCCGCCCACCAATACGGCAGCGTGCGCTCGGCCACGGTGCAAAAGTTTAAGTGCTTGGAGCGCTTGCGCCAATCGGTGCGCCAGGCCGTTGCCCACGCCCTAACCGCCTGA
- a CDS encoding lipase family protein: MKCMLPLVCCLLALTGPATLAQRLQPGFDKAEYIELLRVSSRQAGDSVFYAGVAAPKQFRRVYRSPVVGLDNRWDLWSNGRGTVVVSLRGTTQNNTSWLENFYAAMLPAKGELRLSKERTFRYELAQHPQAAVHAGWLLGMASLADDIASKIDSCYRRGTQDVVVLGHSQGGAIAYLLTSHLRNLQSRGELPADVRLKTYCSAAPKPGNLHYAYEYEAQTYGPNGGWGFNVVNAADWVPETPISIQTLTDFNPTNPFVGARGIIRKQSLPKRLALGYVYRQLDKPTRKAQRNYQRYLGTFASREVRKTLPEYQPGTYYASNNYVRTGRPVVLQPTAEYHRRFPDDPKRIFAHHLFLPYLYLAERLP, from the coding sequence ATGAAATGCATGCTTCCGCTCGTGTGCTGCCTGCTTGCCCTAACTGGCCCTGCCACCCTTGCGCAGCGCTTGCAACCGGGGTTTGATAAAGCCGAATACATTGAGCTGCTGCGGGTATCGTCGAGGCAGGCCGGCGACTCGGTTTTCTACGCAGGGGTGGCAGCGCCCAAGCAGTTTCGGCGGGTGTACCGCTCGCCCGTGGTGGGCCTCGACAACCGCTGGGATTTGTGGAGCAACGGCCGGGGCACGGTGGTGGTTAGCCTGCGCGGCACCACCCAAAACAACACCAGCTGGCTCGAGAATTTTTACGCGGCCATGCTGCCGGCCAAAGGCGAGCTGCGCCTGAGCAAGGAGCGCACGTTTCGGTACGAGCTGGCGCAGCATCCGCAAGCGGCCGTGCACGCGGGCTGGCTGTTGGGCATGGCCTCGCTTGCCGATGACATTGCAAGTAAAATCGACTCGTGCTACCGCCGCGGCACACAGGATGTGGTGGTGCTCGGGCACAGCCAAGGCGGGGCCATTGCCTACCTGCTCACCTCGCACTTGCGCAACCTGCAAAGCCGCGGCGAGCTGCCCGCCGATGTGCGCCTGAAAACCTACTGCAGCGCCGCTCCTAAACCCGGCAACCTGCACTACGCCTACGAGTACGAAGCCCAGACTTACGGCCCCAACGGCGGTTGGGGCTTCAACGTGGTAAACGCCGCCGACTGGGTACCCGAAACGCCCATTTCCATCCAAACCCTCACCGATTTCAACCCCACCAACCCGTTTGTGGGCGCCCGCGGCATCATTCGTAAGCAAAGCCTGCCTAAGCGGCTGGCGCTGGGTTACGTGTACCGGCAACTCGATAAGCCCACACGCAAAGCGCAGCGTAACTACCAGCGTTACCTAGGCACGTTTGCCTCGCGCGAAGTGCGCAAAACCCTGCCCGAGTACCAGCCGGGCACGTACTACGCCAGCAACAACTACGTGCGCACCGGCCGGCCCGTGGTGCTGCAGCCCACAGCCGAGTACCACCGCCGCTTCCCCGACGACCCCAAGCGCATTTTCGCGCATCACCTGTTTTTGCCCTACTTGTACCTGGCCGAGCGGTTACCCTAG
- a CDS encoding isocitrate lyase/PEP mutase family protein — protein MTPPNALLFRELHHQPEPLLLPNAWDARSAATYQEMGFGAVGTSSAAIASMLGYADGEQMPFADLRFVVARICQAVQVPVTVDVEAGYSRRAATVCANVAQLADLGVVGINIEDSLVINGQRQLVPADAFAELLHQLKNYLAARSRAVFINARTDAYLLGAAQSLPEIRLRAQAYAQAGADGLFVPGLTDLGHMRQLAGATALPLNVMCLPNLPGFGELQQAGVRRISMGNFAFEHLGRVHAAAMATLRSEENFATLFR, from the coding sequence ATGACCCCACCCAACGCCTTGCTTTTCCGGGAGCTGCACCACCAACCCGAGCCCCTGCTACTGCCCAACGCCTGGGATGCCCGCAGTGCTGCCACGTACCAAGAGATGGGCTTCGGGGCCGTTGGTACATCGAGCGCGGCCATTGCCAGCATGCTGGGCTACGCCGATGGCGAGCAGATGCCTTTTGCCGATTTGCGGTTTGTGGTAGCGCGCATTTGCCAGGCCGTGCAAGTGCCCGTTACGGTTGATGTGGAAGCCGGCTACAGCCGCCGCGCTGCCACGGTGTGCGCCAACGTAGCCCAACTCGCCGACCTAGGCGTGGTCGGCATCAACATCGAAGACTCGCTGGTAATCAATGGGCAGCGCCAACTGGTTCCCGCCGATGCCTTTGCCGAACTGCTGCACCAACTCAAAAACTACTTGGCTGCCCGCAGCCGCGCCGTATTCATCAACGCCCGCACCGATGCCTACCTGCTCGGCGCAGCCCAGTCACTACCCGAAATCCGCCTGCGGGCCCAAGCCTACGCGCAAGCCGGGGCCGATGGCTTGTTTGTGCCGGGCCTCACCGACCTAGGGCACATGCGCCAGCTAGCCGGCGCCACCGCCTTACCCCTGAACGTGATGTGCCTGCCCAACTTGCCCGGCTTCGGCGAGTTGCAGCAGGCCGGGGTGCGGCGCATCAGCATGGGCAACTTTGCCTTTGAGCACCTAGGGCGCGTGCATGCAGCGGCCATGGCTACGCTGCGCTCCGAAGAAAACTTTGCGACCTTGTTCCGATGA
- a CDS encoding cupin domain-containing protein, with product MSSATAAALQTGSLLGGRHTAIGETKAQVLVDKQGQKVIFKTFRAGETMPTHDAPVDVLVTVLAGRLVITVEGAAAELEAGDYIVFPAGARHSLHCLHDARILIYR from the coding sequence ATGAGTTCAGCTACTGCTGCGGCCCTGCAAACGGGCAGCTTGCTTGGCGGCCGCCACACGGCCATCGGCGAAACCAAAGCCCAAGTACTAGTCGATAAACAGGGGCAGAAGGTCATTTTCAAAACCTTTCGGGCGGGCGAAACCATGCCTACCCACGACGCGCCCGTGGATGTGCTGGTAACCGTGCTGGCCGGCCGCTTGGTTATTACCGTGGAGGGCGCCGCGGCCGAGTTGGAGGCCGGCGACTACATCGTGTTTCCGGCGGGGGCGCGCCACTCGCTGCATTGCCTCCACGACGCCCGCATCCTGATTTACCGCTAA
- a CDS encoding phytanoyl-CoA dioxygenase family protein yields MIAEERKPQTTYDIAQIMGGLYGDGIIGLKGAFSREWAQQLGEDIAVLYEAALKRPGGAVGRGPKRHYVEIHPEGIRGFVELCTHPWVVAVCEAVLGPGYKIVEIGFDVPNPGAVPQPWHRDFPAPDDTLVGRRLNSLAFNLTTVDVTEEMGPFEVAPGTQWDLPEGFEHGMFPPKSLYPRYERKAQQKMPQMGDISARSALTIHRGTANTSDIPRPALVLGVDAPTANNAERHDLQVTRAYYEALPESLRQHLTCRVVDKLEPIVQAHTIEGLMMGEA; encoded by the coding sequence ATGATAGCAGAGGAGCGTAAACCCCAAACCACTTACGATATAGCCCAAATCATGGGCGGCCTGTACGGCGACGGCATTATTGGCCTGAAGGGTGCATTCAGCCGTGAGTGGGCGCAGCAGCTAGGCGAGGACATTGCCGTGCTGTACGAAGCGGCCCTGAAGCGACCGGGTGGCGCCGTTGGCCGCGGGCCAAAGCGCCACTACGTCGAAATTCACCCCGAAGGCATTCGGGGCTTCGTGGAGCTGTGTACCCACCCGTGGGTGGTAGCCGTGTGCGAAGCGGTGCTCGGCCCCGGGTACAAAATCGTGGAAATAGGGTTCGATGTGCCCAATCCAGGTGCCGTGCCCCAGCCCTGGCACCGCGACTTCCCGGCACCCGACGACACCCTTGTGGGCCGGCGGCTGAACTCGCTGGCTTTCAACCTCACCACGGTTGATGTAACTGAAGAAATGGGCCCGTTTGAGGTAGCACCCGGCACGCAGTGGGATTTGCCCGAGGGTTTTGAGCACGGCATGTTTCCGCCGAAGTCGCTGTACCCTCGCTACGAGCGAAAAGCTCAGCAAAAAATGCCGCAGATGGGCGACATCTCGGCCCGCTCGGCACTAACCATTCACCGCGGCACAGCCAACACTTCTGATATTCCGCGGCCGGCGTTGGTGCTCGGCGTAGATGCCCCCACCGCCAACAACGCCGAGCGCCACGATTTGCAGGTAACGCGCGCCTACTACGAAGCCCTGCCCGAAAGCTTGCGTCAGCACCTGACCTGCCGCGTAGTGGATAAGCTCGAGCCCATCGTCCAAGCGCATACCATCGAAGGGCTAATGATGGGCGAAGCCTGA
- a CDS encoding universal stress protein has protein sequence MKNILVPTDFTPKAHNAFEVALQLAQRTGGHITLLHVVDMPTGGGVVSSGGPAGGGGLNDLYAIKLLQVVKHRMFELIAEAQRRVEGVEVQDLIHTSSLDEAILEVIEERNIDLVVMGTEEPHDWTRMFTETTSQRLIRTAPCPVLTVKQPAPDFKVQHIVFASDFSAEADRVVPNLRQIQQAFPEATLHLLDVVPSHDRDAAVLARINDFAHRHQLQHYEPDVIDAPKVSIGIPRFVEQAHADLVVMLTHAHTGLSHLWHNNTAESVAVHAAPPVLTLHT, from the coding sequence ATGAAGAACATCCTCGTACCTACCGACTTTACGCCCAAAGCGCACAACGCTTTTGAGGTGGCGTTGCAACTGGCGCAACGCACGGGAGGCCACATCACTTTGCTGCACGTGGTGGATATGCCAACGGGCGGCGGCGTGGTTTCGTCGGGTGGCCCGGCCGGCGGCGGCGGCCTCAACGACCTGTATGCCATTAAGCTGCTGCAGGTGGTAAAGCACCGCATGTTCGAGCTGATTGCCGAGGCGCAGCGCCGCGTGGAGGGCGTGGAGGTGCAAGACCTCATTCACACGTCCTCGCTCGATGAGGCCATCCTGGAGGTTATCGAGGAGCGCAACATCGATTTGGTGGTGATGGGCACCGAGGAGCCGCACGACTGGACGCGCATGTTTACCGAAACCACCTCGCAGCGGCTTATCCGGACGGCCCCGTGCCCGGTGCTTACCGTAAAGCAGCCCGCTCCCGATTTCAAGGTGCAGCACATCGTGTTTGCTTCCGACTTCTCGGCCGAGGCCGACCGCGTTGTGCCCAACCTGCGGCAAATTCAGCAGGCTTTCCCGGAGGCTACCCTGCACCTGCTCGACGTGGTGCCCTCGCACGACCGCGACGCGGCCGTGCTGGCGCGCATCAACGATTTTGCCCACCGCCACCAGCTGCAACACTACGAGCCCGACGTAATTGACGCGCCCAAGGTGAGCATTGGCATACCGCGCTTTGTGGAGCAAGCCCACGCCGATTTGGTGGTGATGCTCACGCACGCCCACACCGGGCTCAGCCACCTGTGGCACAACAACACAGCCGAAAGCGTGGCCGTGCACGCCGCCCCGCCGGTACTCACGCTGCACACCTAG
- a CDS encoding bifunctional transcriptional activator/DNA repair enzyme AdaA, with the protein MIADPALTHEYYRALIAKDVAYEGTFIAAVKTTGIFCRPTCTARKPKPENVEFYGSTNEALVCGYRPCKVCTPLSKRGEAPACIGELLEEIHAQPAAKIDDRELRARGLEPSMLRRWFLKHHGLTFQAYQRMMRINTAFKKIQEGETVTAAAFDAGYESLSGFQDSFKAVFGVAPSNSRAQRVIDLLRFETPLGPMIACAVEEGVCLLEFTDRKMLETELKALTKLLNASVVQGPNPHFPVLRAELEEYFAGQRRTFSVPLYAPGTPFQQRVWEQLQTIGYGSTRSYQQQANALEQPGAVRAVAAANGMNRISILIPCHRVIGADGKLTGYGGGLWRKKWLLELERQTPQLAL; encoded by the coding sequence ATGATTGCCGACCCCGCGCTGACCCACGAGTACTACCGCGCCCTGATTGCCAAGGATGTAGCCTACGAGGGCACGTTTATCGCGGCCGTAAAAACCACCGGCATCTTTTGCAGGCCCACCTGCACGGCGCGCAAACCCAAGCCCGAAAACGTAGAGTTTTACGGCAGCACCAACGAAGCCTTGGTGTGCGGCTACCGGCCCTGCAAGGTGTGCACGCCCCTAAGCAAGCGCGGCGAAGCACCGGCCTGCATAGGCGAGCTGCTCGAGGAAATACACGCCCAGCCGGCAGCTAAAATCGACGACCGGGAACTGCGTGCCCGCGGACTCGAGCCCAGCATGTTGCGGCGTTGGTTTCTGAAGCACCACGGCCTCACGTTTCAAGCTTACCAACGCATGATGCGCATCAACACCGCGTTCAAAAAAATTCAGGAGGGGGAAACCGTTACGGCTGCCGCTTTCGATGCCGGGTACGAGTCGCTGAGCGGTTTTCAGGATTCGTTTAAGGCCGTGTTTGGCGTGGCGCCCTCCAATAGCCGCGCGCAGCGGGTTATCGATCTGCTGCGTTTCGAAACGCCCCTAGGCCCCATGATTGCCTGCGCGGTGGAGGAGGGGGTGTGCTTGCTTGAATTCACCGACCGCAAAATGCTGGAAACCGAACTCAAGGCCCTGACCAAGCTGCTAAACGCCTCCGTGGTGCAAGGGCCTAACCCGCACTTTCCGGTGTTACGGGCCGAACTCGAGGAGTACTTTGCGGGCCAGCGCCGCACCTTTTCGGTGCCGCTGTACGCGCCCGGCACGCCGTTTCAGCAGCGCGTGTGGGAGCAGCTCCAAACCATTGGTTACGGCAGCACACGCTCGTATCAGCAGCAGGCCAACGCTCTGGAGCAGCCCGGTGCGGTGCGGGCTGTGGCGGCAGCCAACGGCATGAACCGCATTTCCATTCTGATACCCTGCCACCGCGTAATTGGCGCCGATGGCAAGCTCACGGGCTACGGCGGGGGCTTGTGGCGCAAAAAGTGGTTGCTCGAGCTGGAGCGGCAAACTCCCCAACTCGCCTTGTAA